From Jaculus jaculus isolate mJacJac1 chromosome 19, mJacJac1.mat.Y.cur, whole genome shotgun sequence, a single genomic window includes:
- the C19H1orf43 gene encoding protein C1orf43 homolog isoform X4, with protein MGKNFRSYLLDLRNTGTPFKGVRKALIDTLLDGYETARYGTGVFGQSEYLRYQEALSELAAVVKARTGSSQRQHLSAAKDLTQSPDASPSTIQVTYLPSSQKSKRAKHFLELKSFKDNYNTLESTL; from the exons ATGGGCAAGAATTTCCGCTCCTACTTGCTGGATCTGCGCAACACTGGCACTCCTTTCAAGGGTGTTCGGAAGGCCCTCATTGATACCCTGCTGGATGGATATGAGACAGCCCGCTACGGAACGGGG gtCTTTGGCCAGAGTGAGTACCTGCGGTACCAGGAGGCCCTGAGTGAGCTGGCCGCTGT GGTCAAGGCACGAACTGGAAGCTCCCAGAGGCAACACCTGTCTGCAGCCAAAGATCTAACTCAGTCTCCTGACGCGTCCCCAAGCACCATCCAGGTCACGTACCTCCCCTCCAGTCAGAAGAGCAAACGCGCCAAGCACTTCCTGGAGTTGAAGAGCTTTAAGGACAACTATAACACACTGGAGAGTACTCTGTGA
- the C19H1orf43 gene encoding protein C1orf43 homolog isoform X3 produces the protein MKALDAIRASEIPFHAEGRHPRSLMGKNFRSYLLDLRNTGTPFKGVRKALIDTLLDGYETARYGTGVFGQSEYLRYQEALSELAAVVKARTGSSQRQHLSAAKDLTQSPDASPSTIQVTYLPSSQKSKRAKHFLELKSFKDNYNTLESTL, from the exons ATGAAAGCCCTGGATGCCATCCGCGCCTCTG AGATCCCATTTCATGCTGAAGGCCGCCATCCCCGCTCACTAATGGGCAAGAATTTCCGCTCCTACTTGCTGGATCTGCGCAACACTGGCACTCCTTTCAAGGGTGTTCGGAAGGCCCTCATTGATACCCTGCTGGATGGATATGAGACAGCCCGCTACGGAACGGGG gtCTTTGGCCAGAGTGAGTACCTGCGGTACCAGGAGGCCCTGAGTGAGCTGGCCGCTGT GGTCAAGGCACGAACTGGAAGCTCCCAGAGGCAACACCTGTCTGCAGCCAAAGATCTAACTCAGTCTCCTGACGCGTCCCCAAGCACCATCCAGGTCACGTACCTCCCCTCCAGTCAGAAGAGCAAACGCGCCAAGCACTTCCTGGAGTTGAAGAGCTTTAAGGACAACTATAACACACTGGAGAGTACTCTGTGA